CTCAGCGGCACGATCCGCGCTCGCCCTCGTGCTGCTGCTCGTCATCGCGTCGGGGGCCGCCGCACTCGGCTCCGTGCTCTCAGCTCCCGGCATCGCCGGCTGGTACGCCGAGACGCCGAAACCCATGTGGACGCCGCCCGATGCCGTGTTCGCGCCCGTCTGGACCGTGCTCTACGCGCTCATGTCGGTCGCCGCGTGGCTCGTCTGGCGGCGGCCCGATTCACTCGCGCGCACGCGAGCCCTGCGGGTCTATGCCGTGCAGCTCGGGCTCAATGCCGTCTGGAGCCCGGCCTTCTTCGGCCTCGGTGCGCTCCTCGGGGCACCCGGCGCGTGGGTGGCGCTCGTCGTGATCGTCGTCCTCGACTTCGCGATCCTCGCCACGATGATCCGGTTCGGCGACGTCAGCCGACTCGCCGCGACCCTGCTGGTTCCGTACTGGGTCTGGGCGCTCTTCGCCACGACACTCAACGCGGCGATCGCGGTGCTCGCCCGCTAGCGACGTGACCGCCGCTAGCGTGGACGCATGACCGAGTTCGCCCCGCCGATCGCCCCCGAACCGCCCGGGCGCCGCAGCCGGGCCGCCCGGGTCGGGCGCGGCATCCTGCTCGGGATCGCCGCTGTCGCGATCGTCGCGCAGTCCGCGCTCATCGCCTCGACCGCCTGGGCCGTCGCGAACCCGCGGGCCGTGAGCGACCAGCTCACGGTCTGGCAGTACGACCCCACTCCGGCAATCGCCGGCTACGCCACGCGCGCGGCGATGAGCGAGCGCGGGCGCTTCCTGTTCTACGCGAGCACGCCTGCCGTCGTGCCGGATGCCGAGTTCGACCGGCTGTGCTCGCGCGACGAGCCCGACATCGGCGTGCTCGGCTGCTACACGCTCGCCGATGGGCGCATCTACCTGTACGACATCACGAACGTCGACCTCGCCGCCTTCGAGGTCGTCGTCGCCGCCCACGAGATGCTGCACGCCGCGTGGGACCGCCTGCCGATCGAGCAGCAGGAGGCGCTCGTCGAGCCGCTCGAAGAGGCCTTCGCCACCGTTGGGCCCGAGAGCGAGCTTGCGGAGCGCATCGCCGCCTACGAGGACTACGACCGCGACTCGCGCATTCCCGAGTTGTACGCGATCGTCGGAACCGAGCTGCCGCAGATTCCCGCCGTGCTCGAGGAGCACTACGCGCAGTACTTCGACGACCGCAGTGCCGTCGTCGCCCTGTGGCAGGAGGTCGAGGCGATCTTCGTCGCGCTCGAAGAAGAACTCGAACGCCTCAACACCGAGCTCGAAGCGCTGAGCGCTGAGATCGACGACGACCAGGCTGCCGCCGAGCGCGCCGCCGCCGCCCTCGAGCGCGACATCACCGCCTTCAACGCGCGCGCCTCACGGCCGGGCGGCTACACGAGCCAGTCGGCCTTCGAGCGCGACCGACAG
The sequence above is a segment of the Microcella humidisoli genome. Coding sequences within it:
- a CDS encoding TspO/MBR family protein, whose protein sequence is MTATQSMEGPRQGLPSANRSSAMPATPRPMDSRPTASSTAVPERSAARSALALVLLLVIASGAAALGSVLSAPGIAGWYAETPKPMWTPPDAVFAPVWTVLYALMSVAAWLVWRRPDSLARTRALRVYAVQLGLNAVWSPAFFGLGALLGAPGAWVALVVIVVLDFAILATMIRFGDVSRLAATLLVPYWVWALFATTLNAAIAVLAR